In Vanessa cardui chromosome 4, ilVanCard2.1, whole genome shotgun sequence, the DNA window GATTTTACAGGCATGGGCACAGTGTCTTGTACCTTCTCTTTGTTATCATCATCTTTTAATACTACATTATCTAGATTTTTTGTATCTAAGCTATTTTCAGTCTTTTCTGTGTCACTTAATAAAGCAACTATATCATCAATTACTACACTATCTCTCTCACCTTCTGGAGAAAGTTTTATCTTCTTTCCACTATCAATTTGACTCAACCATTCTAATGTATGCTTTCTATTGTCattgttatttacataaatggGGAGTTTATCTGACATTGTTGTGTTCACACTTATATTATCATCAATGTttggtattttaatatgtatattaggtTCTAAGATTTGAGTGTCATCAATTGTTTTGAGTAAGCATTCATTTGTCTGTTTAATACTTGGTGGTGGATTGTGAATGCAGAAACCATTTTTGTCTTTTTCACAGTTAAGtgcatcaatatttaaattgtatttcccTGGGTTTATGCCCAATAATCtggaatataaaaacattatacaattattacatcaattacattatattgttttgattattaatcaccataagataaaaaatagagGCATGTTAGGTTAATGTTGTCTAAATGGAgatttttcaaatgtaaatacatagttccagtatttaaaaataaattgtacctGCCAATATCATCATTGATTATACTTGGTTTTCCATTTGTATTGCCATCAGATTTCAATAAACATGGAATACATGATTTTAACTTATTAACAAATTGATCTAGCTGCTGTATGAAGTTGTTAGCCCCATCTTCTACAGAGCCTGTTTTCACAATAGACAGTAGGCATTGGAATAAGTCAGAGTGAAGCTTTGATGGTAAATGTGTTGGATGGTGCTCATAGTGCCTGTGAAGACGATGTGGACTGCTGAATTTCTAAAAACAAAcaagataatatttatgtagataaactttaaaaactacatgtttcatattatttctactggttaaacaataattttgtatttcaaacttatttttattcaaatagatatttataaacaaacataagaaatagtttaaaatgaaaGAGGAATGATTTAACAACCACAAAtgacattaaaatgtattaaaaagggCTAGCTAATGAAATGATCAGCTGTCTATATACCCAGTACTGTtggaatttaattcaaataacaaGACTCACAGAGGTACATTGGAGGCATGAAACTATTTGTCCATTTTTTCGTTTAGGCTTATTTGGTGATTCTTCAGCAATCATATTCTTCGGCAACTTTACTATTCTACCACTACGAGTAACTTTTGTCTGGAACATGAAAAAGTTTTAGTATAACTATGTAGTTTTAGGCATATTATTTGAGATTTTTTCCATTATTgtattttcaaaagaaaacaCTTTGTGTGTATCTCATCAAAATAttgatttcataattaaaataatactgttagtattcatataaataaataaattacaaggtGAGTGAACTAATCCTAAATAcagatatacataaataatttgtttacatgtacatttctgtttaaatttatctaaataattacTGTATCATTTATATGCTATAAACAGATATTGCATTATTATTCTTTGTAAATATAACTTTGAtagaattttaatacattaatgtagaaaatacatataactCTATTTCAAACAATATGACTTTACTTCAATATGAATAGTAAggcaatatttatagataaattgcGAGTACAATGACGAAAAATTATTATCGTTCTAATTGTTTCACAATAACCATATACAATACGTAGTGCATACCTcaacttgtattttttgttcatCAATTGCTTCGGTCTCTTGTGGtcctattatttttacaatgtcCTTTTTAACTTCAACctttttgtgtttattcattTTGTTCTTGCCCACAACAGCCAAGTCTTTTGGTGAAACaactcttaaataaaaataaataacatgtgtATCAAACATTGATTTTTGGTATGTTGTTAAGCAAGTAAACATTGTCACAGGCAAAATTCTATAGATTAGAAGTCATTACAtgcatttgtaaatattacaaaacttacttgtaaataaactttgtatTTGTAACAGGATCATATGTGGGCTCAGGTGGGGAGTTTTGTGGATTACTAAATATCTTCAATGCATGATTAACAATCTTCATCTGATCATCACTTAATTGGTTAAGACTGAAAAACGagaataatacatacattttaattaatcaatcttttgtaaatttacttactaaatatttactttgaataAAAGTGTTTAACTTTGTTACAAATGGTGTTAATGTAACCGATATGTGTATTAGGCACAAGTATTAGGAAGAGACAACTGTGTGCACACCCAAATTGCTGCAAGAtatctttgtttatttagaattatattatatatgaaagtaaTATCACTTTAATCACTTTgtgatatttgttaaagtaaaaataacaacaagtCTGTTTAATTTTAGGATGTGcttttttatctctttataaaTAGACACAACAACTGTGTTTCGGTTTAGTAGTTATTGACGAGCTTTatgtaatcaaataatttagGTCATGAACAAAAATGTTCCAAGCATGCAAATTTATGTGTTATTAACTGGGTGTACACTAGTTATCATAATTGAATAGAAATTCTCACCTATGATATGTCTCGCCTAACTTAAGCAATTGAACTGATgtgtgttttgatttaattgatgtactgaaataaaataaattattaagaaaaacaaaaaaaaaattgccatattttaattgaatattgaataaCATACTTTTCTTTTGGTTTAATCTTTGGCAGTATTTTTCCATTCTGGGAGCGTATAACATTCGGTAAgtcttttaatttaactattttactgTTAACATCCAATTTAGGCACAGGATTTGGATTCGGACTCGGATTATTGGCAATGTACACAGGTTTCAACACAACATTATTTGCAGGTGCTATCATTTGTTTACATGACTCAGTTTTGGTTTCACTTTTTGGTAAAAGGAAACTTGCAAGTTTTAAGTTATTTCCGACGACATTGCATTCAGCTTTCTTCAAAATTCTTGGCTTCGAACTGTTTTCAGTTCCGTTAAGGTTAGTTTCTAGTTTGCCGCTATTTTCGTAAAATCTTTTTAGGTTTTCGCTTACTGGTTTTTCTATACATTGGCTATTTGGAGTAATAATATATGATCTTGCCTGTAAATAAAAGTACTGTTATAATTTTCCTTAAAAAGCTAACGAATAACTAATGACTAATGCAAATAAAAGCTACCTGATTAGCACTAggattttcaatgaaataaactGGTGTGTATTGACATGAATTGATGATTATATTGTCTGCTGGCGTgtccatttttataaataataatttataaaacaataaataggtTTACTACATAACAATGcacttattttaacaaaataatcgaAAAGAAAATGCAAGACTATTTTTTGTTGTGCTTTCTGACGTTTAACTTTCGGTTCTGTAGTCTATTGCGATTTCGCCGCATCGTATTCATAACCActtgaaaatttgtatttaaaaattttagatttCTTGTTACAGCAGTCCacactaataattaataatcatattttaatattatgcttaagatttaaagtatttatatattgtaaaataagaaatcatttcataactatttttaaacgaagtattttaaaaagtaaagaatacTTTATGGTTTCCCtaaatatgatgtatttatataagtttaattatttatgtatcatatttattttattaaattgatgtaACTGAATTAAGTTCctctaattgaattaaaaattgaaattattcttagatattttaaaataattctcttttttttaagcTGGCAATTTCACTTTAGTTTATCCAACGACAACATAACCTTTTCTTCTTGAAAAGCCAAGCTCTGTCAAGCTAAggtgattatttattaaattggttttaaaaattatctaaatcccttaaagttaaaaataatgtatgtttaaaatCTATTCTGGTACCGATTTATTCTAAAAAAGTGGATTTCATTTAAGGATCGCGATATTTTTGCAAGTCCGAGTTGTTAACATCGGCCACGTGCGATATCATCAGTATTTAGATTTTGTTTGATTGCAGGCACTAAAATGACGAACTCCAAGGGTTACCGTCGTGGTACAAGGGACTTGTTCGCCCGCAGGTTCCGCACACATGGAACTATTCCGCTTTCCACGTACATGAAAGTGTACAAAGTCGGCGACATCGTTGACATTAGGGTGAGCGCCAAATCAATATGTAATTCTTTTAGATTGTAAAGTAAaagattaataacaatttaataataactgatATTCCTCATTATTACGTCTGTAATGTATATGTCAATTGTAGGGTAATGGTGCAGTCCAGAAGGGTATGCCTCACAAAGTCTACCACGGAAAAACTGGCCGTGTATACAATGTAACAGCCCATGCACTTGGAGTTATTGTTAACAAGAGGGTGCGAGGAAGAATTATCCCCAAGAGGATCAACATCCGTATTGAGCACGTCAAGCACTCCAAGTGCCGTGAGGACTTCCTCAAGCGTGTCAAGGAAAACGAGAGGCTGCTCAAAGAGGCCAAGGAAGCCGGCAAAGTCGTCAACCTCAAGAGACAGCCACAGCCACCAAGAGCAGCACACATTGTTAAAGGCACTGAAAAGCCAGTCTTACTTGCTCCAATCCCCTACGAGTTTGTAGCttaaactgaaatatattatttttaagtacttCTTTCTTTCATTTCTCgtcttaaattttcttttatttcatatatattatatcaaattagaatataaaaatgtattcaaaattcAAACTGTGTTGCATATTGAAAATGTGATAATATTTTCCCACAAGTATTGTATTGCAGGAGAAGAAAGTATTCATAAGAAACAGTAATCaatcttcaaaaaaaaaaaagaaatagactgagcattacatttatttgtaaatggcTTATGCCAACTTGAACAAATGGCCCTAATACTATCAAGTGTATAAAAACATTACCTGACCCTAGAAAGACAGTAATGAGGCATCATGCAAAccgacatttatttttttcttttgttatccTGGCCAGGATAAAAGGACTAAATTCATAGATTGttgtatatcaattaaaaacgGCAAAATTTTAGTGTTTGAAATAATACAATTGATATGGAATTTTATATGATGGTGTaaagtattgtaatattttgcATTTTGATGATAAGATATATACGAAAACTCGATGACATATTTGAATCACTATAATCTCTAAGTTGTTGTCATTCATCCTCGTTTAAGGATAATAtaaactaaactttaattttactactGCAGACACCAATGACATAATATGccgtaataaaaatacataatattatgtgatttatatttaaaacacgaaATACTAAGAAAATGGACAATCTGTGGAGTATTTCTTTAAaggtgataaatattaaatacatccaacatattatatttcctgacctgatgaacaTTGTAgtcatttcaatatttatatctgGTAGTACATTCACAAGTCACACCTATAAGGCAATCTCAACACTaccaatataaatacaatttccaACAGATTTTCTCAGCTAGCTCTGAACAGCTGTGCCGCCATTACTAAGGCTAGCTAGTATTATCTATGCTGAGGCTCCGAAGTGTTTCATGAGGACTTCTTCAACCGTCAGTCGATTATATTTTATGCTCTCGTTCAACCCGTTCGCTAGCACGGATGCTATAGTTCGTACCCTCGATTTATCGAGTTAAATCGATGTATAAGTTGTAAAGCTATAAGCTTTCAGGTCTTTGACGGTTTCGATTGCGGAGCTTTTCGTTACCGCGTCGGTAGGTCTGCGTGATCTTTTTGCAAGTGGCTTACCGGACCTCACGGTTTGCCGACATAATGGTCCGGAACTCTAGGAAAGTATTCACTGAATGGTCACGAGGGTTTGTCGCCGGTTTCAGCTTTGGTGGTATTACTTGATATTTATCGGCACTTCTTAGGTGGATGCGTGTCATTTTGGGCTTTCCCGGATTTTTTGACCATcagaatataatattgtaactctttagtttttaaagttaattgaaAGCAGCTACAGTACAGTAAACACAATCTTGTtcatagaaaacaatttggatacacgaggggtcgctcggcTTCCGACGCAGGTATCGATTTTCTAAGGAATATTTATGAAGCCTGGGAGAAGTTGCAGTCTGCGACATATCCAAAGCCTTTCATTATGTCAAACATGGAACTttggtcaggaaactatatcactataGAATTAGAGAATGTACGCTagaccttctgacttcttaccttaacaatagaattcagagggttgatgtTAAAGGGAAAAGGTCTCTTGAGTTCCCAACAACCTTGCCAATGAAATTGCAGTcactcagggatcaattcttggaccttttctattcttcatatacatatatgacttTCCTTTTCTTGTTGGAAACAAACATGACAGTGTATTGTTGGCTGATGATacgttctttgtttttttttttaaattaacagaaAACATATACAGTATGATGTAAGCAATGCTATCTCTGATATAGTACAGTGGTTGAGCGTAAATTCATCTTAggctgaaaaataaaaaaaaacaataattgtaaaatttagtatACGAAATGTGCAAAATATTCGCTGAACTGactttcttggccttactgttaaTGCAATGGGTCAACTTTGTAagcggattggcgagtagaccgagttctgcggcatttacGGTGAAAGAAACTAGATTATTTACCGATGTaaatacggctcgcttagtatatttcatttactttcACAGTAAAATGTCTTTCGGTATtatactttggggtaacgcaacCGCTATCCATATTATACTTGTACAGCAGAAAAGGGCTATACGCGCTATTTATAACCTAGGAACTTATCATTGAGGCAAGTGTAAACTCAAACTTGTTACTCGACTTCAGAGTCAGCTACTCTTGTCAACCAATGAAACTGTTTTGGATGAAAGgtggttaaaaataaactttggtttaatttaattaaacgactgcctcctggctatttttttttaaattaactaaatttt includes these proteins:
- the LOC124544106 gene encoding uncharacterized protein LOC124544106, translated to MDTPADNIIINSCQYTPVYFIENPSANQARSYIITPNSQCIEKPVSENLKRFYENSGKLETNLNGTENSSKPRILKKAECNVVGNNLKLASFLLPKSETKTESCKQMIAPANNVVLKPVYIANNPSPNPNPVPKLDVNSKIVKLKDLPNVIRSQNGKILPKIKPKENTSIKSKHTSVQLLKLGETYHSLNQLSDDQMKIVNHALKIFSNPQNSPPEPTYDPVTNTKFIYKVVSPKDLAVVGKNKMNKHKKVEVKKDIVKIIGPQETEAIDEQKIQVETKVTRSGRIVKLPKNMIAEESPNKPKRKNGQIVSCLQCTSKFSSPHRLHRHYEHHPTHLPSKLHSDLFQCLLSIVKTGSVEDGANNFIQQLDQFVNKLKSCIPCLLKSDGNTNGKPSIINDDIGRLLGINPGKYNLNIDALNCEKDKNGFCIHNPPPSIKQTNECLLKTIDDTQILEPNIHIKIPNIDDNISVNTTMSDKLPIYVNNNDNRKHTLEWLSQIDSGKKIKLSPEGERDSVVIDDIVALLSDTEKTENSLDTKNLDNVVLKDDDNKEKVQDTVPMPVKSKPAHIQFRSTHFDIRSSPIKSSSTVFRKFQINPEKMAKYEVEIIRPIQLNKLAQEIEMCAEKTQNEQEIVDTNKTPVNSTEPLSYKSPKVWSSDQSESFTKCNSLISDQTDDFLKSDTLIEPALLHVKDGSAIPNIHTDNNEMDTSDISINQGQSIINFLESLGNELTSETAIRNNSIDFQLDLFSFNS
- the LOC124544421 gene encoding 60S ribosomal protein L21 is translated as MTNSKGYRRGTRDLFARRFRTHGTIPLSTYMKVYKVGDIVDIRGNGAVQKGMPHKVYHGKTGRVYNVTAHALGVIVNKRVRGRIIPKRINIRIEHVKHSKCREDFLKRVKENERLLKEAKEAGKVVNLKRQPQPPRAAHIVKGTEKPVLLAPIPYEFVA